AAAGACAAAATCAACTCATCTTTATTGACAAACGTATGTATCCCTATTTAACCTCAAATTAGGATTTGTCAAAATTAATAATCATGAATCAAAGGCTGTAATCGACATGTCAAAAAATCAAGCGAAGTTAACGCATAAAATCCAACGATTATTCTCTTTAAAAAAATCAAATTGATGATCTTATCTTCTTATCTCCAGGTAATCGATATATTTTTGGAAATTCGGAATACAAACGAAATTAAGGTCATCTAAACATTGTTAGTTTAACACAAACATGTTTATGTGCATTTGTCTATTTTCTTATTTTCTGCTAACATTTATCTATCATAATTTGACTACCTTACGATTCGAAAGGACATTTTATAATCTCTTTGTCCttactaaattaatattaatatcaaatataaACAGATTTGGAAACGGAATAAGCTGTTTGAGAATGGGAGGTGATTTGTACCCCCACTTTCTTTTTGTCATACACCATCAAAATAATTATTCAGACATTTATACCCTTCCTTTTATTCACCACTAACTCCCTGTAACTTTCTCAATTTTACTTTGCACATAATATGTGCATTTTAGACAGGAACTGGGTCTTTCCCTTTGCAAGTGATTCGTTAAATTAAACAATTTTCAGAGTGGGTAGAATCAATTGATCAATATAGCAGATACAACAACGTTGAATATATAACTCGAATTATACAAGTCCGTAAATTGGTGGGTCTTTCTCTTCTAATAAATTTTGACAATTTTGAATCCTAATTCATACATCcaatataaataaaaattatgaACCCTAATTCAAAATAGGTACTCAAACAAAATCACCAGAACAAATTCTGTAAAATTAAAAGCAAAACTTCAATTTTTGAAATAACTATTTGATTCTTTAAGTATTCAAGAAAACCCATCAGGTAGATCAAAAATTCCCGTTGACACCATCGCCGCACAGATTCGTTGAGACATCCTTTGATGAAATTGTCGGCACCATCATTGAGTTGAACCCCTCCTGTGCGCCATCACATTTTTGAACGCAACCACAAGTTTATTATCAAATTGGTAGGTCTTACACTCCATTCTGAAATCAAATAATAATATACTAGTTTATAACCGCGCATTCGCGGGTATTTTATCATACGCAACTTTAAAAATAATTATACTGTTAATAACTTGTAAATGGTAATGACATAAGTAATAGTTGTGAAAAagatgtaataaataaataaatcaataaatagtaAAAACATTAAAATGATAAACACAAAGAAAAATAAGTATGATAGTTGAGAAGATAAAAACAAAAGATTTACGCCAAGTTTACAAGTAGATATAAGTTTGTACAATTTTATAACCCGTGCCAAAAGAAAACTCACCACACATAATCAGCATTCTTCCTAGATGTCTAGAGCAAACATGGTTACGACTGAAGGCCCTATCCACTGTACAATTTTATAAGACTCAAAATTACTTTCAAAATTTTAACATATAAATTATAGTTAAAACCTTCAATAGGTAAGATTACCACCCATGTGCTGATACAACCTTCAATAGGTATCTTAGCTTGACATAAAAGGGAATGCAATGCCTTGCCTTCAAATTAAATACCACGTCAAGACAAGCTgtcaaacaaaaaaaattaaatctTGTTACAAAGTTCATAGATAATGAAATATGAGTGATATATCCACCTTGACTGAGCTTCAATATTGAAGCAATTATAGTTATGAAGATACTAAGTACTTTCTTAAATACATCAGGATTGAAGACTGGCTGGGTTCCCATCGCCATTCCAAGCAACAATAATCATAgcctttaaaaacaaaaatgttacCAATggtggtgaatacaattctttatgGATATTCATACAAGTATCAAATACAACAAAAGTTACCTGTAAGCACAATATGAAGAAACTTCACATTATGTCAAAGATTCTAAAAACATGCCAATATGAAGAATCTTAAGAAAATTGACTTTAGCAGCCCATCTGTTTCTAACAGCTGCTTTGCCATACTGAAActcaaaaccatacgatatcttAAATAAATGAACTCTTGAATTAGGAATTATGAAAACAATATAAAAAACAATGCACCACTGGTATAGCTTACCCCGTTTATCTCAGACTCACGAGATTTTAAAGGCTCAAGGAAAAAATCAGCATCAACACGCATTGGCCAACCTAACTGGAAACAATCTACTGACCTAAATATAGAGGGAATTCTTATTCTTAGTAATACTATTAAATATCACGGTTACACAGCAACTCCGAAGAAAAAAAAATCATACCAGAAATACTCATCTATATCAGCATAATTTCTCCATTGGGAATATTTTGATTTCCCTACTTTGCTCCAGTTAGCTTCCTATGAAACGGTGAAAATGAAAGAATAAATGGTACTGCAAAAAAATAAAACTTCCAACTTATAGTGAAAAAAAATATTATGAGAAATAAATGATATTTATAAGTATAATTCACATCAACATGGTACTACTAATAATATGAGAGATACCTACTCCATAACTTAGTAAACATTGAACCAAACATTATATTCATCAAGAAGTGTATGGTTCTTGCTGCACAGTCTGGATTGTCATAGCTAAAAAAATCAACACAATCAAATAGAATTAGACGATAGCGACGATAATTAAAATAACCATTTTTCATAGCTGCATTAATGATGGGTCAATtttattagtaaatgtatatgttaCATGGGATTCCGTTATGTTCAGATATATAATCTAGCATTCAAAGATAATGCCCCACACCAGTTAGACTTCACATGTTTGGTATTGACTGAGTTCATTATACtcataacacaaaaaaaaaaagttgttaGATTAGTTGTAATTATCTAATAGTAAGTAGTGTTAAAACGTTTCTGCCCGTAAGTAGTGTTAAAACCCATTACCCCTGTCTTTCTTTATCCCCAAAAAGCCATTACCAAACCCATTCAGCTGCCAGATTTAGACACTACAACAATAAATTAACATTCAAGTATAGTTCTTTTTATGGGCAACTTGAATAACCAACGTGTCATATTAGTGGCTACTAAAACAAAAGCCGACTG
This genomic stretch from Rutidosis leptorrhynchoides isolate AG116_Rl617_1_P2 chromosome 11, CSIRO_AGI_Rlap_v1, whole genome shotgun sequence harbors:
- the LOC139876642 gene encoding uncharacterized protein isoform X1, producing the protein MAMGTQPVFNPDVFKKVLSIFITIIASILKLSQACLDVVFNLKARHCIPFYVKLRYLLKVVSAHGWAFSRNHVCSRHLGRMLIMCGGVQLNDGADNFIKGCLNESVRRWCQREFLIYLMGFLEYLKNQIVISKIEVLLLILQNLFW